In Vibrio alginolyticus NBRC 15630 = ATCC 17749, one genomic interval encodes:
- a CDS encoding HlyD family secretion protein, which translates to MSDDIAKHSSSRSKLVKTLFFTLCVIAFGAMYWSWQYSDSHPSTEDAYVRAKILSVAPQVKGQVVSVDVKDFQSVNKGDLLLKIDSRPYLLAVKQAKAAYQLAVQQHDVADKQVTEAVAGLDAARSNLTEAQVEYKRTDSLVKRKLASDQDLDTAKNKLANAQASLEQGRATVEKAIANRGEEGVEAAVVQQAAAQLAQAELNLSYTDITSPVDGMAGEINTHVGSVVSVGQTLFPVILKDSYWVRANFKETDLTHIKPGMHADVVIDMYPDVVWKATVEQLSPASGTSFSLMPPENATGNWVKIKQRFPVRLALEVPADAPQLRVGASSEVTIDLQSSVQ; encoded by the coding sequence ATGAGCGACGACATCGCAAAGCATTCCTCCTCCAGATCTAAGCTGGTAAAAACTCTTTTCTTTACTCTCTGTGTTATCGCATTTGGTGCGATGTATTGGTCTTGGCAGTATTCAGACAGTCACCCAAGCACGGAAGATGCCTACGTTAGGGCAAAAATTTTGTCGGTAGCGCCTCAGGTAAAAGGCCAAGTGGTTTCTGTGGATGTCAAAGACTTCCAATCTGTTAACAAAGGTGACCTACTGCTGAAGATAGATTCACGCCCATATTTGTTGGCAGTGAAGCAAGCCAAAGCGGCATACCAATTGGCGGTCCAGCAACATGACGTTGCCGATAAGCAGGTAACTGAAGCCGTTGCGGGCTTAGATGCGGCGCGCTCTAACCTGACAGAAGCGCAAGTAGAATACAAACGTACGGATTCCTTGGTGAAACGCAAACTGGCGTCGGACCAAGATTTAGATACGGCGAAAAACAAACTTGCCAATGCCCAAGCGAGCCTAGAGCAAGGACGTGCGACGGTAGAAAAAGCCATTGCGAACCGTGGTGAAGAAGGCGTAGAGGCTGCGGTCGTTCAACAAGCGGCAGCACAGTTAGCGCAAGCGGAGCTGAACTTGAGCTACACCGACATTACGTCACCAGTGGATGGCATGGCCGGTGAAATCAATACGCACGTAGGCTCGGTCGTTAGCGTGGGTCAAACGTTGTTCCCTGTGATTTTAAAAGACAGCTATTGGGTACGCGCGAACTTTAAAGAAACCGATCTTACTCATATTAAACCTGGCATGCATGCGGATGTGGTGATTGATATGTACCCAGACGTGGTGTGGAAAGCAACGGTAGAACAGCTGTCGCCTGCGAGTGGTACATCGTTCTCCTTGATGCCACCAGAAAACGCAACGGGTAACTGGGTTAAAATCAAACAGCGTTTCCCTGTACGTTTGGCATTAGAAGTACCGGCCGATGCGCCGCAACTTCGCGTGGGTGCGAGCTCAGAAGTCACCATTGATTTGCAAAGTAGCGTGCAATGA
- a CDS encoding MDR family MFS transporter, which produces MSHQITADKRGIATVAVMLSAIMVLIDMTVANVSLSHMMGALGATADQITWVLTGYSMAEAIFIPMTSFWVSRFGERKVMLVAVIGFVIASALCGQAQSLEEMVLFRIIQGAFGASVIPLAQSTLVQIYPYEQKGKAMAIFSIGILLGPILGPVVGGVITDNINWRWIFYINLPFGLICTSLIYRYIHIDNKSKPNFDWWIIGYMALGVGALQFVLDKGNEEDWLDSRMIQTAILLAVMGLVMWIYRSWKTKSPIAPLWLLKDRNLMVSSLMIAVVSMAMFGLTTQQPMLLESLLDYPVSTTGLLMAPRGLASAAMLILVIKLNPQFDPRIKIVFGLSCIGIGSYLMTQYSLQIDTFWIVMPSMIQGMGLGLTFSTLSTLAYLTIPKEQSVAAASIYNLFRTIGSSFGISIATTFQYRDSQQQWHALGEGINPYNPNLHDWAANHGLSITDPVALDQYQQMLQQQSQMVAFVHTFQLVGVMFVIMMPMLVFIRSRE; this is translated from the coding sequence ATGAGCCATCAAATTACGGCAGACAAACGGGGGATTGCCACCGTCGCCGTGATGCTTTCTGCCATCATGGTGTTAATCGATATGACCGTTGCGAACGTGTCGCTATCGCACATGATGGGCGCGTTGGGCGCAACGGCAGACCAAATTACTTGGGTGCTGACGGGTTACAGCATGGCGGAAGCGATCTTCATTCCGATGACCAGTTTCTGGGTGTCGCGCTTTGGTGAACGCAAAGTCATGTTGGTTGCTGTGATCGGTTTTGTGATTGCCAGTGCGCTTTGTGGGCAAGCACAGTCTCTTGAAGAGATGGTGCTATTTCGCATTATCCAAGGCGCTTTCGGCGCGTCGGTGATTCCATTGGCGCAGTCGACGTTAGTGCAGATCTATCCGTATGAGCAAAAAGGCAAAGCGATGGCGATTTTCTCCATCGGCATTTTGCTTGGTCCTATTTTGGGCCCAGTTGTAGGTGGTGTGATCACCGACAACATTAACTGGCGCTGGATTTTTTACATCAACTTGCCATTCGGTTTGATCTGTACCTCTTTGATTTATCGCTATATCCATATCGACAACAAATCCAAACCTAACTTTGACTGGTGGATCATCGGTTACATGGCGTTAGGTGTGGGCGCGTTGCAGTTTGTGTTGGATAAAGGTAACGAAGAAGACTGGCTCGACTCACGTATGATTCAGACGGCGATATTGCTCGCAGTCATGGGATTGGTGATGTGGATCTATCGCAGTTGGAAAACCAAAAGTCCAATAGCGCCATTGTGGCTACTGAAAGACCGAAACCTTATGGTCTCGTCATTGATGATTGCCGTGGTGTCGATGGCGATGTTTGGTCTGACGACTCAACAACCAATGCTGTTGGAAAGCTTGCTGGATTATCCGGTCTCAACCACTGGCTTATTAATGGCACCGCGAGGGTTGGCGTCGGCGGCGATGTTGATTTTAGTGATTAAGCTCAATCCGCAATTCGATCCCAGAATCAAAATAGTCTTTGGCTTAAGCTGCATCGGGATTGGTAGTTATTTGATGACGCAATACTCACTGCAGATCGATACATTTTGGATTGTGATGCCGAGTATGATTCAGGGGATGGGGCTTGGTTTAACCTTCTCGACGCTATCCACCTTGGCGTATTTAACGATTCCGAAAGAGCAATCTGTTGCGGCGGCGAGTATTTACAATCTGTTCCGTACCATTGGTAGCTCGTTTGGTATTTCTATCGCCACCACGTTCCAATATCGTGATAGTCAGCAGCAATGGCATGCGCTGGGAGAGGGTATTAATCCTTATAATCCTAACTTGCATGACTGGGCGGCCAATCATGGGCTTTCTATTACCGATCCGGTTGCGTTAGACCAATACCAACAGATGTTGCAGCAGCAATCGCAAATGGTCGCGTTTGTGCACACCTTCCAGCTTGTGGGAGTGATGTTCGTGATCATGATGCCGATGCTGGTTTTCATCCGGTCGCGAGAATAA
- a CDS encoding Rho-binding antiterminator: MVTCSQYDFIEIACMFKLPIEITLKNGETHQGNAFDTGYDMQRQECLFLDMDGEHTAFPTEQLVAMRALKANPHFDEVTFE, translated from the coding sequence ATGGTGACTTGCAGCCAATACGATTTTATTGAAATCGCCTGTATGTTTAAGCTCCCTATCGAGATCACACTAAAAAATGGTGAAACTCATCAGGGCAACGCGTTCGACACAGGCTACGACATGCAGCGACAAGAGTGCTTGTTTTTAGATATGGATGGTGAGCACACCGCTTTCCCGACTGAACAATTAGTCGCAATGCGCGCGCTCAAAGCCAATCCGCATTTTGATGAAGTGACGTTTGAGTAA
- a CDS encoding MBL fold metallo-hydrolase — MSETILKRTYLTSEQKPSSLIPPQTYHAQLAHRVYHSPQFENGRVKNEMPNVPSPQSFWQVCWSYLGGRTPLSPNEHLPHFPIQPTQFAQRSESMRVTWLGHSTMLVEVDGIRILTDPVFDYASPFIAKAWFERNIPNTHARDCLPIPEIIVISHDHYDHLEASTIRFYADKPVTFYVPLGVGKHLIKWGVCADNIVEFDWWDSVHYAGIELICTPANHNSGRTYFDKNSTLWASWVIKGKEETLYFSGDSAYDSHFSEIALRCGPIDIACLEVAADVKGQGYPVENWGHMQAHHTVQAFRDLNAKKLLPVHWATYELFTHRWDEPILDLLAHCQKEHITLLTPMPGESFYVHKKQINKQWWREKETGEPARILT; from the coding sequence ATGTCTGAGACGATACTTAAGCGCACATACCTAACGAGTGAACAAAAGCCAAGTTCACTGATTCCGCCTCAAACCTACCATGCGCAGTTGGCGCACCGTGTTTACCACTCGCCTCAATTTGAAAACGGCCGCGTTAAAAACGAGATGCCAAATGTCCCTAGCCCGCAATCATTCTGGCAGGTGTGTTGGAGCTATCTTGGTGGTAGAACGCCATTGAGTCCTAACGAACATCTGCCACATTTCCCAATTCAACCTACGCAGTTTGCGCAGCGAAGTGAATCGATGCGCGTTACTTGGCTGGGCCATTCCACCATGCTGGTGGAGGTCGATGGCATTCGAATTCTGACTGATCCGGTATTTGATTACGCTTCTCCGTTCATCGCAAAAGCGTGGTTTGAACGCAATATTCCCAATACCCATGCCAGAGATTGTTTGCCGATTCCTGAAATTATCGTGATTTCGCACGATCATTACGACCATTTAGAAGCATCGACCATACGTTTCTACGCCGATAAACCCGTGACGTTTTATGTACCCTTAGGGGTTGGCAAGCATCTGATAAAGTGGGGCGTTTGCGCAGACAACATCGTGGAATTCGATTGGTGGGATAGCGTGCACTATGCCGGAATCGAACTGATTTGTACGCCCGCTAACCATAATTCTGGTCGTACTTATTTCGATAAAAACTCGACCTTGTGGGCTTCTTGGGTCATCAAAGGTAAAGAAGAGACGCTCTATTTTAGTGGCGATTCAGCTTACGATTCGCACTTTTCCGAGATCGCACTGCGATGTGGACCAATCGACATTGCCTGTTTGGAAGTAGCTGCCGATGTGAAAGGCCAAGGTTATCCGGTCGAAAACTGGGGGCACATGCAGGCTCATCATACCGTGCAAGCGTTTCGCGATTTAAATGCGAAAAAACTGCTGCCAGTACATTGGGCTACATACGAGCTGTTTACTCACCGCTGGGACGAACCGATTTTAGATTTGCTTGCCCATTGTCAAAAAGAACATATAACGCTGCTGACGCCAATGCCGGGGGAGAGTTTTTACGTTCATAAAAAACAGATAAATAAACAATGGTGGCGAGAAAAAGAAACAGGTGAGCCAGCTAGAATTTTGACTTAA
- a CDS encoding VOC family protein codes for MPTKNPIAIKALDHVVLRTCNLDAMLHFYRDILGCPVEREVTELGLTQLRAGNALIDVVTVDSELGQLGGKPPVQNGRNIDHFCLQLAPFSEDELLEYLRSNGIETEEFAKRYGAQGFGRSLYIHDPEGNVVELKPQVIDE; via the coding sequence ATGCCCACCAAAAATCCAATCGCCATCAAAGCGCTTGATCATGTTGTTTTAAGGACCTGTAACCTCGATGCTATGTTGCATTTCTATCGAGACATTTTGGGCTGCCCTGTCGAACGCGAAGTAACGGAACTTGGTTTAACTCAACTTAGGGCAGGTAACGCATTGATTGATGTGGTGACGGTAGACAGCGAATTAGGCCAACTCGGCGGTAAGCCACCAGTTCAAAATGGTCGTAATATTGACCATTTTTGCCTGCAATTGGCGCCTTTTTCCGAGGATGAATTACTGGAATATCTGCGTTCGAACGGCATTGAAACCGAAGAGTTTGCGAAACGCTACGGAGCACAAGGATTCGGTCGCTCACTCTATATTCATGATCCGGAAGGAAATGTCGTCGAGTTAAAACCTCAAGTGATTGATGAGTAA
- a CDS encoding VOC family protein, with translation MKMNHVGIMVGDMDKAVEFYTQALGLKVVMGNTKVIEERETAIGRMCIAVFGEGFKGFNIAHLVTSDGIGLELFEMKERQERHEVDFSRIGIFHFCLQTDDFEGAIKRTEALGGKVRMDIMRYHPEDDNKPAKMVYLEDPFGNLFELYSHTYEETYASDYE, from the coding sequence ATGAAAATGAATCATGTCGGTATTATGGTCGGAGATATGGACAAAGCGGTTGAGTTTTACACGCAAGCGCTAGGTCTAAAAGTCGTTATGGGCAACACGAAAGTGATTGAAGAACGCGAAACGGCAATTGGCAGAATGTGTATTGCGGTCTTTGGGGAAGGCTTTAAAGGCTTCAACATTGCGCACCTTGTGACAAGTGATGGCATCGGCCTTGAGTTATTCGAAATGAAAGAGCGTCAAGAGCGCCATGAAGTGGATTTTTCTCGCATCGGTATCTTCCATTTCTGTTTGCAGACAGACGATTTTGAAGGTGCTATCAAACGCACCGAAGCACTAGGTGGCAAAGTTCGCATGGACATCATGCGTTACCACCCAGAAGACGATAATAAGCCTGCGAAAATGGTTTACCTAGAAGACCCATTCGGCAACCTATTCGAGCTTTACTCACACACTTACGAAGAAACTTACGCTTCTGATTACGAGTAA
- a CDS encoding DUF4144 domain-containing protein, which translates to MRDHAVCWPCLLKLDGDDELIYTHSQSDLDSECEALIFGQDDYVIDSNGNTFELKNNGSNTTLLHLKERTLSVEEVTSLIQSHEFSLAQRCIIKIHFTSVRQAVEALAH; encoded by the coding sequence ATGAGAGACCACGCAGTATGTTGGCCATGCTTGCTAAAACTAGACGGCGACGATGAGCTGATCTACACGCATTCCCAGTCCGACTTAGACTCTGAATGCGAAGCCCTCATTTTTGGGCAAGATGATTACGTTATCGACTCAAATGGCAACACGTTTGAATTGAAAAACAATGGTTCGAACACCACTCTTTTACATCTAAAAGAACGAACGCTTTCCGTAGAAGAGGTTACGTCATTAATCCAATCGCATGAATTCAGCCTCGCGCAACGGTGCATTATCAAGATTCATTTCACCTCGGTGAGGCAAGCTGTTGAGGCCTTAGCTCACTAA
- a CDS encoding DUF924 family protein, with product MYQEVIKFWFEELSPQNWFENNPELDKCIASRFASVLEQAARCELFNWRNSAQGRLAEIIVLDQFSRNVYRNTPKAFAQDPLALALAQEAIRLGYDKELAPEQLSFLYMPFMHSESRLIHVQAEKLFRASGLENNYDFELKHKAIIDQFGRYPHRNAILGRKSTPEELAFLQQPGSSF from the coding sequence ATGTACCAAGAAGTCATCAAATTTTGGTTCGAGGAGCTATCGCCCCAAAATTGGTTTGAAAACAACCCAGAACTGGACAAGTGTATTGCATCGCGATTTGCCTCGGTATTAGAACAAGCCGCTCGTTGTGAACTGTTTAATTGGCGTAACAGCGCACAAGGACGATTGGCCGAAATCATCGTCCTCGACCAGTTTTCACGTAATGTGTATCGCAACACCCCAAAAGCGTTTGCACAAGACCCACTCGCATTAGCATTGGCTCAAGAGGCAATTCGGTTAGGTTACGACAAAGAATTAGCGCCTGAGCAGCTAAGCTTTTTGTACATGCCGTTTATGCACAGCGAATCTCGCCTCATTCATGTCCAAGCTGAAAAATTGTTTCGCGCATCAGGGCTTGAAAATAACTACGATTTTGAGCTAAAACACAAAGCCATCATCGACCAGTTTGGGCGCTATCCTCATCGCAATGCGATATTGGGAAGAAAGAGCACTCCCGAAGAGTTAGCGTTTTTGCAACAACCTGGGTCAAGTTTCTAA
- a CDS encoding M3 family metallopeptidase, translating into MTATDYLNDLNQRYLAIHRTKEDFFWETYMGISDDHDGSTQAQTAWTSFLSNAEQITAIKQQLEAADSITDPQEKQQTITGLSGWLAMFESHAIEGEKAQALKNQLIAFEAELFEKKQNHVQTFTDENGEQVEGSLPVLSSTIRTSNHEEVRQSAHQALLNLEQWLLQNGFIELIKLRNQFARSLGYATFFDYSVQKTEKMSSEQLFEILEDFEQRTRDAHLNSLENLAKEKGASALAGYNFVYSFAGDVMRDLDPYVPFSKSLRRWVESFGRLNIDYSGATLTLDLLDRKGKYPNGFCHGPIPSFYNQGEWVAAQVNFTSNAKPDQVGSGYDGINTLFHEGGHAAHFANVKMNAPCFSQEFAPTSMAYAETQSMFCDSLLTDADWLKQYALDDEGNSVPDEIIQAMINSRQPFKAYEERSILVVPYFERALYQLSDDELTPERITKLARDCEKQILGLECSPRPLMAIPHLLSDEAACAYQGYLLAHMAVYQTRAYFLEKFGYLTDNPEIGPLLAKHYWHAGNHLSHNETIVSLTGEGFNAKYLADVCNLSPEQAWEVQQKKIDSLATRERASVASLNAAIKVVDGSKELASNAISDEQMCDDFERYIVEAYGR; encoded by the coding sequence ATGACCGCAACGGATTACCTCAACGACCTCAATCAACGTTACCTTGCGATTCACCGCACCAAAGAAGATTTCTTTTGGGAAACTTACATGGGGATCAGCGATGACCATGATGGCTCGACGCAAGCACAAACGGCATGGACAAGCTTTTTAAGCAACGCCGAGCAAATTACTGCCATCAAACAACAGCTTGAAGCCGCGGACTCAATTACCGACCCACAAGAGAAACAACAAACCATTACGGGTCTATCTGGTTGGCTAGCGATGTTTGAATCTCACGCTATCGAGGGCGAAAAAGCACAAGCGTTGAAAAATCAGCTCATTGCCTTTGAAGCTGAGCTCTTCGAGAAAAAACAGAACCACGTACAAACATTTACCGATGAGAACGGCGAGCAAGTAGAAGGTTCACTACCCGTATTAAGCTCAACCATTCGCACCAGCAATCATGAAGAAGTTCGCCAATCGGCTCATCAAGCGTTGCTGAACCTTGAACAATGGCTACTGCAAAACGGCTTTATAGAGCTGATCAAACTGCGCAACCAGTTCGCTCGCTCACTCGGTTATGCGACTTTCTTTGATTACTCCGTGCAAAAAACGGAAAAGATGAGCTCTGAACAGCTATTCGAGATTTTGGAAGATTTCGAACAACGCACGCGAGATGCGCATCTAAACAGCTTAGAAAACTTGGCGAAAGAGAAAGGCGCAAGCGCACTAGCAGGCTACAACTTTGTTTACTCATTCGCGGGTGACGTTATGCGTGACCTTGACCCATACGTGCCGTTCTCAAAATCTCTGAGACGCTGGGTAGAATCATTTGGTCGCCTAAATATTGATTACTCTGGTGCGACGCTAACGCTGGATTTACTAGATCGCAAAGGTAAGTACCCGAATGGGTTCTGCCACGGCCCTATTCCTTCTTTCTATAATCAAGGCGAGTGGGTCGCAGCGCAGGTGAACTTCACCAGTAATGCCAAACCAGACCAAGTGGGCAGCGGCTACGATGGCATTAACACGCTGTTCCACGAAGGCGGCCACGCAGCACACTTTGCGAACGTAAAAATGAACGCGCCTTGTTTCTCGCAGGAGTTTGCGCCGACGTCAATGGCTTATGCAGAAACTCAGTCGATGTTCTGTGATAGCCTGTTAACCGATGCCGATTGGCTAAAACAGTACGCACTGGATGATGAAGGGAATTCTGTGCCTGATGAGATTATTCAAGCAATGATCAACAGCCGTCAGCCATTCAAAGCTTATGAAGAACGTAGCATCTTGGTTGTGCCATATTTTGAGCGCGCGTTGTATCAATTGAGCGATGACGAGTTAACGCCAGAGCGCATCACTAAGCTCGCTCGCGATTGTGAAAAACAGATCCTTGGTTTGGAATGCAGCCCTCGCCCACTGATGGCGATTCCACATTTGCTATCCGACGAAGCGGCTTGTGCGTATCAAGGTTATCTACTCGCGCACATGGCGGTGTATCAGACCCGTGCATACTTCCTTGAGAAGTTTGGTTACCTGACGGATAACCCAGAAATTGGCCCACTGCTGGCAAAACACTACTGGCACGCAGGCAATCACTTGTCGCACAACGAAACCATTGTCAGCCTGACTGGCGAAGGCTTCAATGCCAAATACCTTGCAGACGTGTGTAACCTGTCGCCAGAACAGGCATGGGAAGTGCAGCAGAAGAAAATCGACTCACTTGCGACGCGAGAGCGAGCATCAGTCGCTTCACTGAACGCCGCGATTAAAGTCGTCGACGGCAGTAAAGAGCTGGCAAGCAACGCCATCTCTGACGAACAAATGTGTGACGATTTTGAACGTTACATCGTAGAGGCTTACGGTCGATAA
- a CDS encoding sugar diacid recognition domain-containing protein, with protein sequence MVILDHALAQQIVDRTMSIIGHNVNVMNSAGIIIGSGDPKRVGQVHDGAVLALNHGDSLELNEQQCLTLQGVKPGINMLLKLHGDVVGIVGVTGEPEKIRDFAKLVKMTAELTIEQAALVEKFQWDRRHREEFILAWINGKLTDEELKDWAMRLSIDVTQPRVATVIEVSTPSASKSMKSVRNIVELLEYPERNNLVAIVSVNEIVVLKPCHSAKQWDSQVESERIDKLMSRLSDHDSHTFHIALGQLFNEPKDVALSYQSAKQVLAIGKQFYPEKRKYLFDELRLPVLLAPLADIWQGEQIIDGVKRLKEKDKSGQLLKTLDALFECNGNVTECSKMLYIHRNTLRYRLEKITEITGLPTTNFVGLAELYIATRLSKMS encoded by the coding sequence ATGGTGATTCTCGACCACGCTTTAGCACAACAAATTGTTGATCGAACCATGTCCATCATTGGTCACAATGTGAATGTGATGAACTCGGCAGGCATCATCATTGGCAGTGGCGACCCTAAACGTGTTGGGCAAGTGCATGATGGCGCGGTACTGGCGCTGAATCATGGCGATTCGCTAGAGCTTAATGAGCAGCAATGTTTGACGTTGCAGGGTGTCAAACCCGGTATCAATATGTTGTTGAAATTACATGGCGACGTGGTCGGTATTGTTGGCGTCACAGGCGAGCCGGAGAAAATCCGAGATTTTGCAAAACTGGTTAAAATGACCGCTGAACTGACAATCGAGCAAGCCGCGCTGGTGGAAAAATTTCAGTGGGACAGACGTCATCGCGAAGAGTTTATTCTGGCTTGGATCAATGGGAAATTGACCGATGAAGAGCTGAAAGATTGGGCGATGCGTCTTTCTATCGATGTTACTCAACCACGGGTGGCAACGGTGATTGAAGTCTCGACGCCGTCCGCCTCGAAAAGCATGAAGAGTGTGCGCAATATTGTTGAGCTGCTTGAATACCCAGAGCGTAACAACCTAGTTGCGATTGTCTCAGTGAATGAAATTGTGGTGTTGAAACCGTGTCATTCCGCCAAGCAGTGGGATAGCCAAGTTGAAAGTGAGCGCATTGATAAGTTGATGTCGCGTTTAAGCGATCACGATTCGCATACGTTTCACATTGCGCTAGGGCAGTTGTTTAATGAGCCTAAAGATGTTGCTTTGTCATACCAAAGCGCAAAGCAGGTATTAGCCATTGGCAAGCAGTTCTACCCAGAGAAACGTAAGTACCTGTTCGATGAACTTCGTTTGCCTGTGCTGTTAGCGCCGTTGGCGGATATTTGGCAAGGTGAACAAATTATTGATGGCGTGAAACGGTTGAAAGAGAAAGACAAATCTGGGCAATTACTGAAAACCCTAGATGCGTTGTTTGAATGCAATGGCAATGTGACGGAATGCTCTAAAATGCTGTATATTCACCGGAACACTCTGCGTTATCGGTTAGAAAAAATCACCGAGATAACAGGGCTGCCAACCACCAATTTTGTGGGGTTAGCGGAGCTTTATATTGCGACTCGGCTCTCAAAAATGTCGTGA
- a CDS encoding GntP family permease yields the protein MNLILILLGVIAFIVLTTTKFKLHPFLALIIAAFLAAFAYGLPADSIAKTIASGFGGILGYIGLVIVLGTIIGVILEKSGAAITMADTVIKVLGERFPTLTMSIIGYIVSVPVFCDSGFVILNSLKESLAKRLKTSSVAMSVALATGLYATHTFVPPTPGPIAAAGNLGLESNLGLVIGVGVFVAAVAALAGMLWANRFQHVEPDGIEAAEEIQQDWQALKASYGKLPTVSQAFAPIFFPILLICFGSIAKFPSLPLGEGFVFDVLTFLGQPLTALVIGLFLSVRLLKSDNKIEEFGERISQGITAAAPILLITGAGGAFGAVLKATPLGEYLGTTLSALGVGIFMPFIVAAALKSAQGSSTVALVTTSALVAPMLTQLGLDSEMGRVLTVMAIGAGAMTVSHANDSFFWVVSQFSRMSVGLAYRAQTMATLVQGVTAMALVYILSLVLL from the coding sequence ATGAACCTTATATTAATCCTGCTCGGGGTGATCGCATTTATTGTGCTCACGACCACCAAATTCAAATTACATCCCTTTTTAGCGCTGATCATCGCGGCGTTCCTTGCGGCATTTGCTTACGGCTTACCGGCAGATAGCATTGCCAAAACCATTGCTTCTGGCTTTGGCGGCATCCTTGGTTACATTGGTTTGGTTATCGTTTTAGGTACCATCATTGGTGTTATTTTGGAAAAAAGTGGTGCGGCGATCACCATGGCCGATACGGTCATCAAAGTGTTGGGTGAGCGTTTCCCAACATTGACCATGAGCATCATAGGTTACATCGTTTCTGTTCCAGTATTTTGTGATTCAGGCTTTGTCATTCTGAACTCGCTCAAAGAATCACTCGCTAAGCGTTTAAAAACCTCAAGCGTTGCGATGAGTGTGGCGTTGGCAACTGGCCTATACGCAACGCACACGTTTGTGCCGCCAACTCCTGGCCCGATTGCCGCTGCGGGTAACTTAGGCCTGGAATCTAACCTTGGTTTAGTGATTGGTGTGGGTGTGTTTGTTGCAGCGGTTGCGGCGTTAGCGGGGATGTTGTGGGCGAACCGATTCCAACATGTTGAACCAGATGGCATTGAAGCCGCAGAAGAAATTCAGCAAGACTGGCAAGCACTCAAAGCGTCTTACGGCAAATTGCCAACGGTGAGCCAAGCATTCGCTCCTATTTTTTTTCCTATCTTATTGATCTGTTTTGGCTCTATCGCGAAATTCCCAAGCCTACCGCTGGGCGAAGGTTTTGTGTTTGATGTTCTGACTTTCTTAGGGCAGCCACTAACGGCATTGGTGATTGGCCTGTTCCTTTCTGTTCGCCTACTCAAATCAGACAACAAGATTGAAGAATTTGGCGAGCGAATCAGCCAAGGTATTACGGCTGCTGCGCCTATTCTTTTGATTACCGGTGCTGGTGGCGCATTTGGCGCGGTATTAAAAGCCACGCCGCTAGGTGAATACTTAGGTACGACGCTATCGGCGCTGGGCGTGGGTATTTTCATGCCATTTATCGTTGCGGCTGCGCTAAAGTCGGCGCAAGGTTCATCAACGGTTGCATTGGTGACCACATCGGCTTTGGTTGCGCCTATGCTTACGCAATTGGGGCTCGATTCAGAAATGGGCCGCGTATTAACGGTGATGGCGATCGGTGCTGGTGCGATGACGGTTTCTCATGCAAACGACAGTTTCTTCTGGGTAGTTTCGCAGTTTAGCCGCATGTCGGTGGGCTTAGCGTACCGCGCGCAAACCATGGCTACGCTCGTTCAAGGTGTCACGGCAATGGCATTGGTGTACATTTTGAGCCTCGTTCTCTTATAA